The Thermogemmatispora onikobensis genome contains the following window.
GCTCGTAGCCATTCTCTCCCTCTTTGGAGAGGCGCTCACGGTCGATTGCCAGACTGATGGCCTGGCGCACAGGGAGGAGATTGAAGGGATAGCGAGCCGTATTGAGATAGAGCATAACGATGGCGATAGGGGGCAGCCAGTAGCGATTGTGAGTGGGATCGCGTCCCACAAAGCTCTGCAGATTCGAGCTAAAAAGGCCGGTCCAGTCAATAGAACCCTGGGCCAGGAGCAGGTCGGCGCTGGCGTTGGAGACATAAGCCGGATAACGCAGCTGGCTGATATAGGGCTTGCCGGGCTGCCAGTAGTGCGGATTACGCTCCAGGATATAGAGTGTGGGATCAAACGACTTCAGCATGAAAGGACCAGTGCCGACTGGATTGGGATTGGCCTCATGGACGGGATCTTTGAAGCGCTCCCAAATATGGCGCGGCACGATGTAGGTCTGGCCCCCGATGTACCACTCCTCCGGGAACGATGGCTGCTTGAAGGTCACGACCACACGAGAGGGATCGGGGGCCGTCACCTCCTTGACGGTTGTCCAGATGCTATGGAGATCGAGGGCAGGGAAACGATGGAGCAGATTCAGCGTAAAGACCACATCGTCGCTGGTCAAAGGCTGGCCGTCGCTCCACTCGACCCCGCGACGCAACTGGAAGGTCAGCGTCTTGAGGTCGCTGGACCAGGAGAAGCCGGTTGCCAACCAGGGCTTCACCTGCCCGGTCTCCTGATTAAAGAAGAGCAAGGTCTCATAGATCATCCCTTTGGTGCCACTGAGTGTCGAATTGTCGGCAGCAAAGGGGTTGAAGAAGCGCTGGAAGCGTCCATAGGGGCCGGGCACAATGGTCAAAGCTCCCCCATACTTGATCTGCGAACCTGGCTGCGCGCTACTCCCGGGCATACTGCCAGGTATACAGGCTGTCATTACCAGCAACAGGGCCACAGCCAGCATCAAGAGCCATAGGGCCTGTGGATGCTGGGACCTCTCGCGGTGTTGTCTCCCCCAGCGCGGGCTGGAACCAGGCGAGGAGCCACCCCTGGGCGAGAGCGTGGAGCGATGAGACTGGTGGGCAGGGCGAGCATGAGCAGGGACAGCGATGGACATGGTGCATCCTCCTTGACATCAGATCCTACTGATAGGGCTCGCCATCGGGAGCTTGCGGCTGTTGCGGGACCCACAGCGGTGAAGAGGGCAAAGGAGTCTGAGGGCTGGACCCTGCGAGCCCCGTTGGTGGCAGGGGAGTCACCGCTCCGCCGGGAGGCAGAGGGGTCTGGGGCGGGAGATGGAGCAGCCCGGGCTGGGACTGACCAAGCGGGGCGCTGACAGGTCGTGTGCCTGAGCCAAGCGGGGAGATCGAACCCGTCGTTGTCAGACTGCGACGCTCGCTTGCGACCGAGCTCGGAGCAGCTGCAGCTGACTGCTCACGTGAGACCTTGAAGGCATCGACAGAGACTCGTAGATGCTCAACTAATGAGGCCAGGCGCTGCATATGATGAGTGGCCTCACCCAGCCGAGCCTTGTTCGTCTGCGTCAGATCGGCCACATACTGCATAATCTGGACAGCCGCCGTGGCCAGCTCCATCTGTCTGGTCACGAGGCTGGTGATATCGGCGATATCGCGGGCCTGGCGCTCAACAGTGGCAAAAATGCCCTCCAGGGTTCGCTCAACATCTTGAGAGACCTTGCTTTCCAGAGTGGTCTCGCGCTGGGTGCGCTCCATAGAAGTCGCGGCCTCGGCGATATCCTCCTGAGCGCTGCGCACAATGCGGGCGATGTTATTGGCCTCCAGCTTGGCCTGCTCAGCCAGGCGCCGAATGCGTACGGCAACCGCGCCGAACTCTTTGCGCCCCTCGCCGGCCATTGCCGCCTGGATAGCCGAATCGAGAGCGAGGCGATGAGTCTGATAGGCCAGGCTGAAAATGACCTCTACGATATCGTTAATCTCCTGTGAACGCTCGCCGAGGCTGCGCACGCGCTGCGTCGTCGCCTGCACATGAGCGTGAATATGCCCGAGGCGATTAATGGCGTCCCAGGTGGCCTGATGCCCACCAGTAGCGCTGCGCTGCGTGTCCTGGGCAATGCCTTCCAGAATCTGGGCATGCTGCGCCACCTCCTGGCTGGCCAGGGCCATCTGCTCCACGCCGCCTGCCGCCTCAGTGATCTGCTGAATCTGGAATTCGCTGATCTGGCTGAGGTGGGTCATCTGCTCCAGCGTGAGGCGGGTTGAGGTCTCTACCTCACGGGCCACCTGCTTGATGCGAATCACCAGCCCCTCCAGCTCGCTGATCATGTAATTGAAAGAGGAGGCGAGCACGCCCAGCACATCGCCAGTCACATCGGCGCGGATGCGCAGATCACCCTCGCCAACTCCCTTCACTTCGCCTGCCAGGTTACCGATGCGCGTCTGTAGAAGATCGCGCTGCTGCTGGGTGTTTTCCATCAGTTGGACAATGGTGTCGAGCATCGTATTCATCGAGGCGGCCACGCGGGCGATCTCGTCGCGCCCGCTTAGCCTGGCACGCGCCAGCGTATCGCCGGCACTGATGCGTCGGGTCAGCTGGATGAGCTGGCGCAGCGGGCGGCTGATCGTCAGATTGACAAGGTAGCCAATGGTGAAGACAAAGAGCATGGACAGGGGGATGGCGGTCACCGTTCCAATCAACATGGGAACGGTCTGCGAAGGGCCAACGCGCACGACCTCGGTGTTAACTCGCTCGGCAATGTCTACAATACGTTGCCAGCTTGCTAAGAGCGGGGTGTAGAGCTGATCAGCCTTCTGCAGGAGCTGGGCGGCTTGGGCCAGGGGCATGCGCGTGTCGAGGCCGATCAAAAGGTCGTCCTGCGCGGCCTTGTACTGCGGCCATTGATGCTCCAAAATAAGGTCCAGCAGCTGCTGTTGCTCGCGAATAATGGGGGTATGTGGATCATTATCGAGCAGAATCTGCCGAATGTCGGCCATCGCCGGGGCGGTGGCGAGCTGGTACTGTTCCTGATAGGCCACACTGTCAACATCAAAGCTCCCTTCGATGCTGAGCACCTGAAGAATAACATCTTCTTCAGCGCGCGTCACGGTGGCATCGCTGGTGCTATTGGTGGTGACGCTCGGTAGGAGGGCCACAAGCAGAGCATGCATGCTCTGCAGACGCGCCAGCTCGGTGGTGGTGATCTTGATGGTCTGGTTACTGATCAAGACAGCTTGTCTTCCCGACTCCAGGGCATGGAAGTAGATACTGCTGAGGAAGACAATAGCAATAAAAGGGATGATGGTTGCCCAGGCAAAAGTGGCAAAGAGCCGTAGGGAAATCGGTGTGTTACTGATCCATCTCGGCATCTTCCTGGCCTCCTCTCTTGCGCTCGGCTCCGTCGCGCCTCTCTCTGCTGCTTGCGGGTTCGCTTGCAGGACCACACGCGGTCATGAGTCATGACGTCAAACGCTGCCAGTGATGTTGAGCTAAGTATACAATATCAGTAGTCATGGAATTCCTAAATGGTTGATTACTCACCTGAATTTCTTACCGACATTCTTCTCTACGTTGTTACGGTACCGGTACCGTAACAATATCAGAAATCGATCTATAGTGCAAAGACAAAACTCATGCTCCGGCGAGGAGCGAGAGCCGGAGGACATGCAGTGTGGGCACGTTGTAGAGGGGAGGTGGAGGTAGTGGGCAAGGAGTGGTGGGCAAAGTGAATGGGGAACCTGGTGTGTGATGAGGCAGAGATCGTCAGCCGCGCAGAGGAAGGGGGAGCTGGAGTGGTAAGAGGAGGAGGGCGCCGGGCAGGGGGAGCGGGAGGCTGCCGGCGCTGTGGGCAGAGGCTATCAGGAAGAGGAAGACGAAGACCAGGAGCAGTACCGCCAGAGCAATGGCTGTCAATAGGATTGCCGTGCGCAGGCTCAGGCCCTTCTCGGAGAGGGAGAGTGGCCACCCTTGAGAGTGGGCCGTGTGGGGAGCAGGGGCGGTGGAGATGGCGGCTGCTCTGCGCCGTGAGCGTATTGACCCCGCCTGACCGCTGACGTCGCTGACGACGGGGGCAGCCGAGGAAGCGGCCTGAACGCGGGTTGAAGGCAGCACCAGACGCTGTGGTTGTTCCTGACTGGTTGGACTGCCAACGCGCGGCGAACGAGTCGAACCACCTGCGGCCTGGGGATTGACCCAGCCGCAGCGGGGGCAGCCTGGCTGCGAAGAGGTCAGAGGCATCTGGCAGACTGGACAGCTCACGCCGGGTGTGCTGGTACGGGCCTGATGCAGGTCCTCGTAGAGTTGAGGCAGGTCTGGCTGCGTTTTATGAGGATCGACTGCGCGCCCTCTCTCCGCGGTGGGAGCGGGAGGCTCCTGACGCGCTCGTTGCAGCTGCTCCTGGACCTGTCTCAGCTCGGCCTTCAGCTCTGCCACCGACTGGTAGCGTTCTGCGGGCTTGAGCGCCATAGCTCGCTGGATAATGGCATTGAGCCGCTGCAGAATCTCTGGAGGGAGCACGGCGAGCTGGGCCACATGACGCGGCATGCGTGCCCCTCGCGAGGGGCGCGCGGCCTCGAAGCGGAAAGATTTGCCAGCCTTTTCTTCGGCCAGGAGACGGGCCAGCTGCTCCTGCAGCGAAGGCAGGCCAGAATGTCCCTGCTGGAGTGCCTGATTGCGGGCCGAAACGCTGGCTGGCTCTTGCATCGTTAAGGCGAAATAGAGTGTTCCACCCAGAGCGTAGACATCGGAGCGGGGGTCGGTGCCGCTCCCACCGGGATACTGTTCGGGCGGAGCATAGCCGGGCGTGCCTTGATGGCGGGCGAAGAAGAGCGTACGTGCTCCGTCGGCCACCGCCTTCGCATTGCCCAGGTCGACCAGATAGGCCGTCCCGTCGGAGGTAATGCGGATATTGTCGGGCTTGATATCGCGATGGATCACCGGCGGCTGCTGACTGTGGAGAAACTGGACGGCATCGCAGACCGCTAGCAACCAGCCCAGAATCACAGGTAAAGGAATAGCCTCATCGCGCTGGCGAGCCAGACGCAGCTGTTCGGTCAGGTCGCGCCCTTCGATATAGCTCAGCACGACATAGTAGCGCCCGCGCTCGCTGAAGGCGTCGATAAAGCTGGGCAAATGGGGATGGTGGAGGCGGCTGAGCACGCGCGCCTCATGCTGGAGCTGAGCCTGGCCACTGGCACCGGTGACCAGATATTCTTTCACCGCACAAGGTTGATTGCTGCGCAGGTCCACTGCCAGGTAGACATGGCCGAAGCCGCCGCTGCCCAGGGCCCGCTCAATGCGGTACTGGCCACGCATGATCGTCCCCGGCGGGATGGTTTCGATCATCATAAATGCTCTCTCTTCCTCCAGTTATCGCTCGGCTAAGAATAAGGGAGAGGCGGCGCTCCATGAGGCCCCGCTGCATTATAACACTCCCGTCGCGCCACTGTCATGAACACACACTACAATGGCTAGCTCGCTGGCTGGGAGAGACAAGCAAGCGTACAGTGACCGCCAGGAGTAAAGGAGTTGCCACGTCCTCCAAGGTTCTCCTGGAGAGACAAACGCCCTTCTCCCCTTTTTCTTACCGATGAACTTCTTCCTGGCAGCAGTGTGCCATATGAGATACTGGCCCTATTCCAGCGGCCGCGGCGCCGGGTCATCTCGCGTAGCTGCCGGACCGCCTGGCACGGCCAACGCATCGAGATACGTGCGCATTGGCTGGTGCTGAGGTAACCTGAACGTGCTATGCTAGAGATATTCCCTTTTTCTTGTTGTCCCAGTCGCAGCCGGTTGCTCGACTGTTCCTGAAGCAGCCGGTGGGCGAGCCTTCTGATCTGAAAGATGGAGTGAACGGATGCCTGCGGCGAACTCGACCAGTGGTCTCCTCTTTGACGAGCGCTTTCTGGCCCACGACGCCGGGGTTGAAACGATTGTGCAGATGCGTGAGGGGAGCTTTGAGCTGGACCCTGAGCCGCATCCTTCGGATCTGGCCATTACCAGGCGCACCTGGCAATTCTTGGAGCGTTCCGGGCTGCTGGGGCGCATGCGACGTCTGGAAGCACGGCCAGCCCGTGAGGAAGAATTGCTTGTCTATCACACGCGCCCCTATCTCAATGGTCTGCAAGCCCATGCGGCGGGTGGTCCACGGCAAGGAGACTGGGGCGAAATCGATGAGGACACACCAGTGAGCGCCAGCTCCCTGGAGGCCGCGGTATGGGCTGCCGGCGGGGCCTGTCAGGCAGTGGAGGCTGTGATGCGTGGCGAGGTGCGTAACGCCTATGCCCTCCTGCGACCTCCCGGTCACCATGCCGAGCGCGAGCGGGCCCTGGGTTATTGCATCTTCAATAACGCGGTCATTGCTGCCGAGTATGCGCGCCACACATATGGGCTGGAGCGCATTCTGATTATCGACTGGGATGTCCACCACGGCAATGGGACCCAGCAGGCTTTCTACCTGGACCCGGGAGTCCTCTTTCTTTCCCTGCACCAGCACAACTGGTATCCCCGTCACTCGGGTGAGCTAGAGCAAGTCGGCGCGGGCGCGGGCGTTGGCTATACCGTCAATATTCCTCTGCCACCGGGGACGGGTGACCGTGGCTACATTGCAGCCTTCGAGCAGCTGGTGCTCCCGATCGGCCTGCGCTATCGCCCGCAGCTCATCCTTGTCTCGGCAGGGCAAGATGCAAGCTGGCTTGATCCGCTAGCGCAGATGATGCTCACTCGGGCCGGCTATCGGCGCCTGGCCGAGCTGGTGGTCGCCCTGGCCGACGAGGTCTGCGAGGGTCGCCTGGTGGCTCTACAAGAGGGGGGATACAGTCGCGCCTACGTTCCCTACTGTACCGCGGCGATCGTTGAGGCTTTGCTCGGTATCGACCTTGGCATAGTCGATCTCTATGCCGGTGCCTGGGAGCTGGAGCGCAGCGCGACTATCTTTACGCGCGCGACGCGCCAGGCTCTGGAGCAGGCCCGGCGTTGGCACCGTCAATGGTGGCCACTATGAGACGAGTGCTGACAGGAGAGAGATGGGAGCTGCTGCAGTGCAGAGCAACCCGCCCCGGACTCCGGGTGCCGAGCGCGGGCGACGCGGGGGACATCTGGGTTGCAGCAATAGAGCTGCTCTGGCTGAGAAAGGATGATCGAGTGTTGGACATGAAGGGTGAGGGGCGCGGGCGCCTCCGGGGCTATCTGCTGGTTGGGTTGGCCTCGCTCCTCTTTGGTCTCAATGGGAACCTGGCGCGCAAGCTGTTCGATGAAAGCGCGTTGACGCCGCTGACGCTGGTGGAATGGCGCATGCTCATTGGGGGGGCATGCCTGCTGGTTTTACTGGGAGTGGTTCAGCGCGGAAAAGTGCTGCCACCGCGCCGAAGTTGGGGCTGGCTGCTGGCTTTGGGCCTGGCGATGGCGCTGGTGGCCTATAGCTACTTCATGGCTATTAGCCGCTTGCCGGTGGCCATTGCCCTGGTGATCCAGTTCAGCACACCGGCCTGGCTGGTACTTGGCGAGGCGCTCTGGCGACGCCGCTGGCCGGCCCTGCCGGTTCTGGGGGCTTTGCTCCTGGCGGGAAGCGGCCTGGTGCTGGTGACGGGAGCCTGGCAGCAGCGGTTCCTGCGCCTGGATGCCCTGGGGCTGCTCTATGCGGTGCTCTCGATCCTCTCCTTTGCCGCCTACCTGCTGTTGGGGCGACGTGTCGGGCGTGAGCTGCCGGCCCTGAGCGCCACGACCTGGGGGGCGATTGTTGCCGCCCTCTTCTGGCTGTTTGTGCAGCCGCCCTGGCGCATCCCGCCGGCCAGCCTGCAGCCGGGCCTATGGCCGGCGCTGGCGGCGGTTGGAATCCTGGGCATGGCGCTGCCGTTCCTGGGCGAGCTGGCGGCCCTGCGCTACCTGGACGCGGCCAGGGTGGGCATCGCAGCGATGCTGGAGCTGGTAGCCGGCAGCGCCATCGCCTACCTCTGGCTTGGCGAAGCCTTGACCCTTGATCAGTTGGTCGGCGGGCTGCTTGTCATGCTTGGAGTGGGCCTTCTTCATTACGAGGAGCTCCGTCGCCATGCTGGCAGCTCCTCCCCACAACCAGGGGGAGCGCCCGCCGACATGACGACTGGAGGCTGCAGTCAGCCAGGTCGAGGGGAGGACCCGCGAGACCTGGCTGTCGGTCGGGTCCCCGAGGGCTAGGGCGCATCGGGAACGGCGAGGTGAGGAGGAATGGCCGCCGGGAGCGAAGGAGGACTCAGCGAATCGACTTCTCGCGATTCGGGTCCTCGCGCTCCTGACGGTAGGTCTCGTAGGCCTCGCGCACCAGGCGGCAGATTTCCCGGGGATCATCCGAGACGCACAACAGCTTGGCATCGCCTGGGGAGATCTTGCCCTCGGCCAGCATCGTGTGGTGCAGCCAGTGCAGTAAGCCACCCCAGTAGCGAGAGTCATAGAGAATCACCGGGAAATGGCTGACCTTGCGCGTCTGTATCAGTGTCAGGGCCTCGAACAGCTCATCCATTGTTCCAAAGCCGCCCGGGAAGATGACAAAGGCGTTGGAGTACTTCACGAACATGGTCTTGCGGACCATAAAGTAGCGGAAGTCGATGGAGATATCCAGGTAAGGATTGGAGGCCTGCTCGAAAGGGAGTTCGATATTGCAGCCGATGGAGAGATTGCCTCCCTCCTGAGCCCCCTTGTTGGCGGCCTCCATGATGCCTGGCCCACCCCCGGTGATAATCGCGAAGCCAGCCTGTGCCAGCAGGCGCGCGGTCTCCACAGCGGCGGCGTAGGCGGGATCATTGGGCCGCGTGCGGGCCGAGCCGAAGATAGCCACAGCTGGCGGAATATGGGCCAGCGCATCGAAGCCGTTGACAAACTCGCTCATAATGCGAAAGACGCGCCAGGGGTCAGTGATGGTAAAGTCAAAGTGGAGCGCGCGCTCCAGGGCGTGCTCATCGGCCTGGATCTGCTCGCTCGGAGGTGGCTCCGAAGGACTCACCAGCGGACGGGTTGGGCGCGTCAGCAGGCGCTCATCCTCGGTCATGGGCCGGCGCTTGCTCTGGAACGAGCCAAAGCGCTCCGCCGCTTTGCGGTTCCGCTGGTTAAACTGGTTCCCTTTTGGCGACTGGTGCTGCGACGGTGAATGATTATGATTGCGACTCATCTCATCGTCCTTCTTCCTCACGAATAGTGCGGTCCCTCTGCTTAATGCTCTGGAGGGTGGTCGGGCTGGCCGGCGTCTGCCGCAGTCACAGCGGAGGGCGAGCCGAAAGGGCGCCACTTTAAGACAATGGTGGAGAGCGGCGGCAACGTCAGCACGATGGACTGCGGGCAGGACTGCCAGGCGATGGGGACACTGGGCAGC
Protein-coding sequences here:
- a CDS encoding ABC transporter substrate-binding protein, with product MSIAVPAHARPAHQSHRSTLSPRGGSSPGSSPRWGRQHRERSQHPQALWLLMLAVALLLVMTACIPGSMPGSSAQPGSQIKYGGALTIVPGPYGRFQRFFNPFAADNSTLSGTKGMIYETLLFFNQETGQVKPWLATGFSWSSDLKTLTFQLRRGVEWSDGQPLTSDDVVFTLNLLHRFPALDLHSIWTTVKEVTAPDPSRVVVTFKQPSFPEEWYIGGQTYIVPRHIWERFKDPVHEANPNPVGTGPFMLKSFDPTLYILERNPHYWQPGKPYISQLRYPAYVSNASADLLLAQGSIDWTGLFSSNLQSFVGRDPTHNRYWLPPIAIVMLYLNTARYPFNLLPVRQAISLAIDRERLSKEGENGYEPPPHPTGIVLPAYRSFLAPQYRSLSFQVDRARAIRLLEGAGFVRGSDGIFVDREGRQLAFSMEVVSGWTDWEKDCKLMAQDLAAIGISVTVKALSLNTYISDLQLGSFESAISWTNSGPSPYYLYDALLDSANTAPIGKSAPSNWERWSDPTTDHLLAQYAHSTDPAVQQQALNGLQRIMVEQLPSIPLLYSVNWYEYTTARFVGWPDEHNPYAVPSPYSYPDNEQVALTLHHV
- a CDS encoding methyl-accepting chemotaxis protein, translated to MPRWISNTPISLRLFATFAWATIIPFIAIVFLSSIYFHALESGRQAVLISNQTIKITTTELARLQSMHALLVALLPSVTTNSTSDATVTRAEEDVILQVLSIEGSFDVDSVAYQEQYQLATAPAMADIRQILLDNDPHTPIIREQQQLLDLILEHQWPQYKAAQDDLLIGLDTRMPLAQAAQLLQKADQLYTPLLASWQRIVDIAERVNTEVVRVGPSQTVPMLIGTVTAIPLSMLFVFTIGYLVNLTISRPLRQLIQLTRRISAGDTLARARLSGRDEIARVAASMNTMLDTIVQLMENTQQQRDLLQTRIGNLAGEVKGVGEGDLRIRADVTGDVLGVLASSFNYMISELEGLVIRIKQVAREVETSTRLTLEQMTHLSQISEFQIQQITEAAGGVEQMALASQEVAQHAQILEGIAQDTQRSATGGHQATWDAINRLGHIHAHVQATTQRVRSLGERSQEINDIVEVIFSLAYQTHRLALDSAIQAAMAGEGRKEFGAVAVRIRRLAEQAKLEANNIARIVRSAQEDIAEAATSMERTQRETTLESKVSQDVERTLEGIFATVERQARDIADITSLVTRQMELATAAVQIMQYVADLTQTNKARLGEATHHMQRLASLVEHLRVSVDAFKVSREQSAAAAPSSVASERRSLTTTGSISPLGSGTRPVSAPLGQSQPGLLHLPPQTPLPPGGAVTPLPPTGLAGSSPQTPLPSSPLWVPQQPQAPDGEPYQ
- a CDS encoding serine/threonine protein kinase, with translation MMIETIPPGTIMRGQYRIERALGSGGFGHVYLAVDLRSNQPCAVKEYLVTGASGQAQLQHEARVLSRLHHPHLPSFIDAFSERGRYYVVLSYIEGRDLTEQLRLARQRDEAIPLPVILGWLLAVCDAVQFLHSQQPPVIHRDIKPDNIRITSDGTAYLVDLGNAKAVADGARTLFFARHQGTPGYAPPEQYPGGSGTDPRSDVYALGGTLYFALTMQEPASVSARNQALQQGHSGLPSLQEQLARLLAEEKAGKSFRFEAARPSRGARMPRHVAQLAVLPPEILQRLNAIIQRAMALKPAERYQSVAELKAELRQVQEQLQRARQEPPAPTAERGRAVDPHKTQPDLPQLYEDLHQARTSTPGVSCPVCQMPLTSSQPGCPRCGWVNPQAAGGSTRSPRVGSPTSQEQPQRLVLPSTRVQAASSAAPVVSDVSGQAGSIRSRRRAAAISTAPAPHTAHSQGWPLSLSEKGLSLRTAILLTAIALAVLLLVFVFLFLIASAHSAGSLPLPLPGALLLLPLQLPLPLRG
- a CDS encoding class II histone deacetylase, with the protein product MPAANSTSGLLFDERFLAHDAGVETIVQMREGSFELDPEPHPSDLAITRRTWQFLERSGLLGRMRRLEARPAREEELLVYHTRPYLNGLQAHAAGGPRQGDWGEIDEDTPVSASSLEAAVWAAGGACQAVEAVMRGEVRNAYALLRPPGHHAERERALGYCIFNNAVIAAEYARHTYGLERILIIDWDVHHGNGTQQAFYLDPGVLFLSLHQHNWYPRHSGELEQVGAGAGVGYTVNIPLPPGTGDRGYIAAFEQLVLPIGLRYRPQLILVSAGQDASWLDPLAQMMLTRAGYRRLAELVVALADEVCEGRLVALQEGGYSRAYVPYCTAAIVEALLGIDLGIVDLYAGAWELERSATIFTRATRQALEQARRWHRQWWPL
- a CDS encoding EamA family transporter; protein product: MKGEGRGRLRGYLLVGLASLLFGLNGNLARKLFDESALTPLTLVEWRMLIGGACLLVLLGVVQRGKVLPPRRSWGWLLALGLAMALVAYSYFMAISRLPVAIALVIQFSTPAWLVLGEALWRRRWPALPVLGALLLAGSGLVLVTGAWQQRFLRLDALGLLYAVLSILSFAAYLLLGRRVGRELPALSATTWGAIVAALFWLFVQPPWRIPPASLQPGLWPALAAVGILGMALPFLGELAALRYLDAARVGIAAMLELVAGSAIAYLWLGEALTLDQLVGGLLVMLGVGLLHYEELRRHAGSSSPQPGGAPADMTTGGCSQPGRGEDPRDLAVGRVPEG
- a CDS encoding TIGR00730 family Rossman fold protein, translating into MTEDERLLTRPTRPLVSPSEPPPSEQIQADEHALERALHFDFTITDPWRVFRIMSEFVNGFDALAHIPPAVAIFGSARTRPNDPAYAAAVETARLLAQAGFAIITGGGPGIMEAANKGAQEGGNLSIGCNIELPFEQASNPYLDISIDFRYFMVRKTMFVKYSNAFVIFPGGFGTMDELFEALTLIQTRKVSHFPVILYDSRYWGGLLHWLHHTMLAEGKISPGDAKLLCVSDDPREICRLVREAYETYRQEREDPNREKSIR